The sequence TTCGTGATGAAAGAAGCCGACGCCTTAGGCAAAACGCAGGTGCCTAACCCCATCGGTATGGGTTCTTACACGCTTGACGCGCACCAGGCCCAGCGGTATGTGAAAGCCGACGGCTACGTGCAGAACGAAGGCGACATCGGCGTGCATCCCGACAAGCCCTATTCCATCGCCTACGGGTCGATTCTGCCCAAAGAAGCCGAGTGCAGTAACCTGCTGGTGCCGGTCTGCGTATCGGCCAGCCACATCGCCTACGGGTCGATCCGGATGGAGCCGGTCTTTATGATTCTGGGGCAGTCGGCAGCTACGGCGGCGGTGCTGTCCATCGACAACAAGGTATCGCCGCAGCGCCTGCCCTACGAGAAGTTGAAGGCCGTTCTGCTCAAAGACGGCCAACGCCTGACGAATTAATCGTCATTAGAAATGTGGTGGCCAATCGGGGATCGGCCACACTACGGGTCCCCGACCCAACTAAAGCCAGTTCAACCGCCGTAAGCGCAATCAGCTAGCTAGTTGCTCTACGGCGTTGAGTTTACTTCATGGGTCCCACCATCCGGTCGCTTATCTTTTGGCGGTTGTCGCTTTCTATTCGTCGGGCTGCGCCTATTTTTGGTCAGCAGACAAACAGAACCAACAAGTCAACGGATGTGAACATGGCTTTTTCGGACAAACTCAAGCAGCTTTTCGGCCTCGGGGCGCCCCCCGAGGCTACCCAACCCACGCCCGACGAGCCAGCCAACCGGCCCCGGGCAACCCCGCCGCCCGCCCCGGCGGCGCCGTCGGCTCCCAAACCGCCACCAGCCCCGCAGCGCCGCGAGGAACTGTTTCGGTTCCTGATCGAGAAACTGACGCCCTACGCCAACGAAACCGATAACGCCCCCCTGGGCCTGCGCCTCTGGGTACGTTGCCCCACGCCCGACGACGTGCAGCTGATGCAGGTGGTGCTCTACGCCAATCAGCCGGGCCGCTTTCAGGAAGAGTTGAGCCGCCACCTGGCCAACCACTACATCGCCCTGGCCCCCAACTGGCTCTTCGAATGGCAACTGGTCACCGACGAACTCCCCGTCGATTGCACCTATCATCAGGGCAATTTCGGGCTGACGGTCGTGTTTAAACCCGTAGCCACGGCGGTGCACCCCACCCAACTCCGGCTGCGCGCGCTCACGGGCCAAACCGCCGAAACCGATTACCTGCTCGACCCATCGCAGAAACTGACGTACTGTGTGGGCCGGGGGGCCACCGTCGAGACGGCATCAGGCCGCATCCGAACCAACGATATTGTCTTTGTCGACCCCGAAGACCCCGCCTTCGACCCGCGCCGGGGCGAGGTCAACCAGGTGGTGAGCCGCCAACACGCCACCATCAAATTCGACGAGACCGCCCGCCGCTATCGGCTCTACGTCGATCCCGGCGGCCTGCCCACCAACGGCAACAAAACCAAGATTCTGCACGCTAACGACACCCTCGAACGGGCCGATATGCCCGGCGTCGGCTACCTGCTCGTCCCTGGCGACCAGATCGAACTCGGTGGCGAAGTCAAACTGCTGGTGGAGTAACCTCATAGTAGCCGTCAGGCATCCCCCCTCCCCTTATTTCAAGGGCCGGGGCCGGGGGGGGTACTCCTTAGCGCACGTCGGCGTACCAGCGTTTTAGCTTGGCGGGCGGGTAGCCGATGCCCCACAAAAAGCCGATGGTCAGGTAAATGGCGTTGGCTTTCCAAAACCCCCACTTCGCCACCCGCCGATCCGACGATTCGACTAGCCGCCCCACCTGCCGAACGCGCCCGTAGCGCACCAGCCTGAGCAGCAGATCGGCCTCTTCCATAATCGGCATGTCATCGGCATAGCCACCGATGGCCAGAAACTGCTCGCGCCGGCAAAAGATGGCCTGATCGCCGAAAAGCAGCCGCGCCCCACGAAAGAAAAACAGGTGCGGCCTGAACAGCAGCGGGGCGTAGTAGGTTTTCAGGAAATTGTGCAGCGACGTCAGCCAACGGGTTTTCGTGGGGCCACGCATGATCGAGATGAAGCCGCCCGCCGCTACTGTTGGGCAAGCCAGCGTTTGGCCAATCACCGTCAGCGCATCGTCGGGCAGGATGGTATCGGCGTGTAAAAAGCAGAGCAGATCGCCCTGCGCGCGCTGGGCTGCCCCATTCATCTGCGTAGCCCGCCCCAGCCGATCGCAGCATAGCAGGTGCAGGTTGGGCCAATCGGTCTGGGCCGCGCGCACAAGGGCCAGTGTCTGGTCGGTGCTTCCTCCATCGGCTACCCACACCTCAACGGGCTCGGGGCAGAGCTGTCGCACTAAACGCAGGGTGCGGGGCAAATCGGCCGCCTCATTAAGCGTAGGAATGATAATCGATACAGACACCATGTTTCAGTTTATACCGGGCGTGCTGCTTAAACAGCTATACACACGCAGTAGCTTACAAAACACGCCAACGGGCATTACGTTCACGCTCAAAAACCGGCTGGCCGACGCCCAGTTTACCGGCCTGCAGCGCGCCCGCATCGACGGGATCGACTACCCGGCCGAGGCCTTTCAGCTTATTCCCGACACGGGTGAGGCGGTCACGGTAGCCGCGATTTCACCGGCACGGCCCCTCCCCTTTCCGTTGCGCCAGTCGGTGCGGGTGGTGGCGCAGACGGCCCAACTGGACCCGGGTCTGCATCAGCTGGAAATTACGCTGCATACCAAACCGTTTGGCACCATCACGTTGCGCGTCGACGATGAGCTACAGCCCGGCCTGTTCGGTGAAGTCGACGAGCTAACCGCTCCCGCTACCCTAAGCATTCCCCGGCAGGCCGACGATTACACGCCCGAAGCCGTCGCCGAGCGGCAACGCTACCTGGCGGAACGTACCCAGACGCAGCCGCAACACCTTTTCAAAGCGTCGTTTGCGCCCGATACCGTGCGGCGGAACATCGAACACTTCGTAGGGGTAGCGCAGGTGCCCATCGGGCTGGCCGGGCCGTTGCGCGTGAACGGTGAATGGGCACAAGGCGACTTTCTGATTCCGCTGGCCACTACCGAAGGTACCCTGGTGGCGAGCTACAACCGGGGCATCAAGCTCATCAACGGCAGCGGGGGCGTTACCTGTACCGTTCAGGACGACGCCATGCAGCGTGCGCCCGTTTTCGAGTTTGCCGACGCCCGCGCCGCCCGTGATTTTGTCCGCTGGATCGAGGCGCGACAGCCACAGCTAGCCGCCGAAGCACAGACGACGTCCAGCTACGCCAAACTGCGTTACGTGGACACGTACCTGAACGGCAAACTGGCGTTTCTGCGCTTTGGCTACACCACCGGCGATGCAGCGGGCCAGAACATGGTGACGAAAGCCACGCTGGCGGCCTGCAATTACATTCTTGAGCAGTACCCTGACGGGCAGATTCAGCACTTTTTTCTGGAATCGAACATGGCGACCGACAAGAAGCCGTCGCAGATCAACGTGCTGCGAACCCGCGGCAAACGGGTGACGGCCGAGGTTACGATTCCGCGCGCCCTGCTGATTCGGGAATTACAGGTGGAGCCTGAGCAGCTCCACCGGCATGCCCGCGTGGGGCAGGTGGGCGCGTGGCTGGCAGGCACCAACAACAACGGCCTGCATTCGGTGAATGGGTTGGCGGCGCTGTTTATCGCGACGGGTCAGGATGTGGCCTGTCTGGCCGAATCGTCGGCGGCCATCGCCTACTCCGAGATCCTGCCCAATGGCGACCTGTATGGGTCGGTGACGCTGCCCTCACTGATTGTCGCTACGCACGGAGGCGGCACGGGTCTGCCTACTCAGCGCGAATGCCTCGAGTTGATGGATTGCTATGGACCGGGCCAAGTGATGAAGTTTGCCGAGATTGTGGCGGGTGTCATTGCGGCCGGAGAACTATCGCTGGCCGCCGCTATTTCCTCCCTCGACTGGGTGTCGAGTCATGAGGTGAAACGGAACGACTAATGTATAATGAAGAATGTATAATGTACGCTGCCAGAAGCGTTGCGCTAGCCCATTGTACATTCTTCACTATACATTAGTCATTGTGATTAAAAATTACCCGCGCCGAGGTTGCGGAAGGCCCAGGGGATACCGGCCAGAATAAGAACGAGACCGATGCCGTAGAAGATACCCACGAGCCGGTGCTTTTGGGTATCGCTGGTGGCGCGTTTCGAACGCGAATAACCCACCGTGATCAGCGCGATAGCCAGCAGCATGATGGTGATGTGCTCAACCGTGTAGAAGCGAATCACGCGCTCGCTCATGCCGTTGAAGTTGACTTTAGGGCTGATGAAATACAAAATCAGGCCCAACACCAGTTGGAGGTGCACTGAAATAAGGGTGAACAGGTACAATTTCCGGTTGCCGTCGGTGAACGACTGATTACCCATCCAGCGGCTTACCGATACAAAAACGGCGGCTACCAACAGCAGTAGAGCCAACCAGCGAAGCCCGGAGTGGGCGTGAACTAATCCAGAATACATGGTGTAATTTGAGCTAATGTGAACTGGGTGCAAAGAAACGACAATGATTCTCTACAACATCACAATGAACGTCGATCTGCGGATTGAGCGGGAGTTTTTACGCTGGATGAAGGACGTACACGTACCCGACGTCATGAATACGGGCCTGCCCATCAACAACAACGTGCTGAAACTGCTCACCGAAATCGACAATGGCGGCGCCACCTACACGTTTCAGTACTGGTTTCAGACGATGGAAGATTTCCTCACGTACCAGAGCCGCTACCAGTCGGCCCTGCAACAACAAGTCGCCGACCGCTATACCAACCGCTACACCTCCTTCCGGACGCTGCTGGAGGAAGTATAAAGTAGGTTCAAAGTCCAAGGTTCAAAGTTGGCTGGCACCAGCGTAGTGCGCGCCAGCCAACTTTGAACCTTGGACTTTGAACTTACCGTAGATACACCCCTTCCCGGTCTTTGTCGCTGAGGATCACTTCGATGTGCTCGTTGAGGGTCGTGGCCAGTTCGAGGCCAATAAAATCAGCAGCGATGGGGTAGCGCGGGTGGTTGCGGTTCACCAGTACCGCCACCTGAATTTTCCGGACCGGCACCGACAGAAACGGTTGCAGGCTGAAGGCCAGCGTCCGGCCCGAGTAGAGCACGTCGTCAATCAGCACCACCACTTTATTACTATAGTCGGCCACCGGGTCGGGCAGGGCCATCGTGGGTTGCGTCGTCTGCGTTTTATCGATCGTCAACTGCACCAGCGACACCGCAAACGGGGCAATCTGCCGGAGTTCGTCGGCCAGTCGCCGGGCCAGTTCGTAGCCCTCGCCGGCTACACCCGCCAGCACCAGCGCTTTCTCGTCAAAATTGGTTTCGTAAAGCTGACTGGCAATACGCCGGATTTTCTGCTGAATCTGCGTCGCCGTCAGGATAGGAGTCACTGCCATACAAAGGATAGGCCAAAAGCCAGAATGAAGCTGCAATTGTACTATAAAGACGCTGGATTTCGCCCCTGCCCTCCGCATATTGACCGTATTCGCCGATTAGCACATGTTTTCATATGTTACCATACACAGCTAAGCGGAAATAGGATTCTGGCACAGTTTTCGCCTGTTAGTGGATGGGTATATCTCCATTCACTTCCTAGTCAATACTGTTTTACAAATCGTTTATGAAGTCATACTGTCTATGGCTCATCAGTTGTCTGCTCTGGGTTAGTATGTCCTGTTTCTCGTCGGAAGCCAATCCAACGCAGGCGATCGGCGACTCGATGCGACTGGGCGAAGCCAAACGGTTAGCCTCTTATTTCGACGCCAACCTTGAGTTGCGCATCGATCCGGTCGGGGTTGATTACCCGTCGGTTCGGGCCAGCCAGGCGGAATTAATCATGCGGTCTTTTTTCAAAAAATTTCCACCTCGCCATTTTCAGCCCTCCGATCAGGGGCTGACGCCCCACCTTCGCTACGCCACCGGCACGTATTGGTCTGGCTCACAAGCCTTTCGCGTCAATGTGCTGATGAGGCAGACGGCGCCCGGCCGATACCGTATCCACTCCATTCAGGTCAACGAGTAGATATGCATCAGGGGCAGACGCCTGGCTACCAATCAGCGGTTTGTACCGCTCGGTAACCAGGCGTCTGCCCCTGTTTCGTTCTTACCGAATGTCGAGCAAGTCAATCGTTTTGACTTCCTGCGTGGCCCCCCAGCCACATTGCAGGGTGGTGGTTTGGCCCGTTTCGCGGTACCGGATCGTCACGTCTTTACTCCCCATCCAGTAGCCAGTGCCCGAGGCGGCCACTTGCGCCTGTATTACCCGGTCCATCAGCGGTCGGGTAACCTGCGTCGGCAGCCGAATGTAGGTTCTTGAATCGGAAGATGTACCAGTTGTCATAAGCCATAAGTGCGCATCACACCCATCCACGGGCAAGCTGTTGCCACGCAGGGTAGCACTACTTTCCAGTACGTCGCCCCCTTCCGGGTTGAGCGTTGCCTTGTCGGTACAACTCAACAACGACGTCAGCAGCAAAACAAAGATCCAGCGAGTCATAGCGATGTGTTCATTTTCTTGTAAGACCCGTGCCGCCTGCAAACAGTTGGATCGCAGCGGCGTCCCGGTCAGGCTTCGACAAAGTCGAGGTCTTTGGCGAAGGTCTCTTCCATGCGGCTCAGCGACCAGAACGCCAGCGCAAAAATGACTACGCCCAGCACGCCCGCCGCGCCCAACGTACCCAGACCGGGCTTCATGGCTTTGAAGGCCATCGTCATCGGGATCAGCATGCCCCGCACGATGCTCGGCACCGAGGTCGTAGCCGTAGCGCGCAGGTTAGTCCCATACTGCTCGGCTACCATCGTCAGATACATGGCAATATAACCCGTGCAGAAACCGAGCAGCGCCATCACCGCATACAACGTACCTGGCGTCTTAAGCCCGCCAAACAGGTAGATGGCGCACAGTGTCACGCTGGTTAGCAATAATCCCGCCACAGCGCGTTTACGCGAGTGCAACCATTGGCTGATGGGGCCCGACAGCAGGTCGCCCACGGCCAGCCCCACGTAGAGCAGCATCACGCACCGCCCCGGATCAATCGTAGTGCCAATGGCCATCGCCTCGCCAAATTCGTTGGCAAACGTGGCCAGGATGCCCACCACAAACCAGGTAGGCAACCCCAGCGCCACACACCGCAGGTATTTCACGGCCTGTTTTGTACTACTGAAAAAGTGCCCAAAATTACCCCGATCGACTTCGTGGCGCTCCTGTTTCAGGTTGGTAAACAAACCCGACTCAAACACGCTGACGCGCAGCAACAGGAGCAGCAAACCCATGACGCCGCCCACAAAAAACGCCGTTTGCCAGTCGAACAGGCTGTTGACGATGTAGGCCATACCCGCGCCCAGATAACCCGTACCGGCCACCACCGACGTCCCGAAGCCCCGAATCGCTTTGGGCAGAATTTCCGACACGAGCACCATTGCCGCGCCGATCTCACCCGATA comes from Fibrella aestuarina BUZ 2 and encodes:
- a CDS encoding DUF4783 domain-containing protein, with product MKSYCLWLISCLLWVSMSCFSSEANPTQAIGDSMRLGEAKRLASYFDANLELRIDPVGVDYPSVRASQAELIMRSFFKKFPPRHFQPSDQGLTPHLRYATGTYWSGSQAFRVNVLMRQTAPGRYRIHSIQVNE
- a CDS encoding TIGR04283 family arsenosugar biosynthesis glycosyltransferase, translating into MVSVSIIIPTLNEAADLPRTLRLVRQLCPEPVEVWVADGGSTDQTLALVRAAQTDWPNLHLLCCDRLGRATQMNGAAQRAQGDLLCFLHADTILPDDALTVIGQTLACPTVAAGGFISIMRGPTKTRWLTSLHNFLKTYYAPLLFRPHLFFFRGARLLFGDQAIFCRREQFLAIGGYADDMPIMEEADLLLRLVRYGRVRQVGRLVESSDRRVAKWGFWKANAIYLTIGFLWGIGYPPAKLKRWYADVR
- a CDS encoding phosphoribosyltransferase family protein, coding for MAVTPILTATQIQQKIRRIASQLYETNFDEKALVLAGVAGEGYELARRLADELRQIAPFAVSLVQLTIDKTQTTQPTMALPDPVADYSNKVVVLIDDVLYSGRTLAFSLQPFLSVPVRKIQVAVLVNRNHPRYPIAADFIGLELATTLNEHIEVILSDKDREGVYLR
- a CDS encoding hydroxymethylglutaryl-CoA reductase — encoded protein: MFQFIPGVLLKQLYTRSSLQNTPTGITFTLKNRLADAQFTGLQRARIDGIDYPAEAFQLIPDTGEAVTVAAISPARPLPFPLRQSVRVVAQTAQLDPGLHQLEITLHTKPFGTITLRVDDELQPGLFGEVDELTAPATLSIPRQADDYTPEAVAERQRYLAERTQTQPQHLFKASFAPDTVRRNIEHFVGVAQVPIGLAGPLRVNGEWAQGDFLIPLATTEGTLVASYNRGIKLINGSGGVTCTVQDDAMQRAPVFEFADARAARDFVRWIEARQPQLAAEAQTTSSYAKLRYVDTYLNGKLAFLRFGYTTGDAAGQNMVTKATLAACNYILEQYPDGQIQHFFLESNMATDKKPSQINVLRTRGKRVTAEVTIPRALLIRELQVEPEQLHRHARVGQVGAWLAGTNNNGLHSVNGLAALFIATGQDVACLAESSAAIAYSEILPNGDLYGSVTLPSLIVATHGGGTGLPTQRECLELMDCYGPGQVMKFAEIVAGVIAAGELSLAAAISSLDWVSSHEVKRND
- a CDS encoding DUF4286 family protein: MILYNITMNVDLRIEREFLRWMKDVHVPDVMNTGLPINNNVLKLLTEIDNGGATYTFQYWFQTMEDFLTYQSRYQSALQQQVADRYTNRYTSFRTLLEEV
- a CDS encoding FHA domain-containing protein; amino-acid sequence: MAFSDKLKQLFGLGAPPEATQPTPDEPANRPRATPPPAPAAPSAPKPPPAPQRREELFRFLIEKLTPYANETDNAPLGLRLWVRCPTPDDVQLMQVVLYANQPGRFQEELSRHLANHYIALAPNWLFEWQLVTDELPVDCTYHQGNFGLTVVFKPVATAVHPTQLRLRALTGQTAETDYLLDPSQKLTYCVGRGATVETASGRIRTNDIVFVDPEDPAFDPRRGEVNQVVSRQHATIKFDETARRYRLYVDPGGLPTNGNKTKILHANDTLERADMPGVGYLLVPGDQIELGGEVKLLVE
- a CDS encoding MFS transporter, whose amino-acid sequence is MPQRPYVTLFSLPVIVSALGFFVDVYDMLIFSIVRVPSLQSLALSKAEVSSVGAFILNCQQAGLLVGGILWGIIGDRRGRMSVLFGSIIMYSLANIACGFVPVVRFMAPTDYYALMRFVAGVGLSGEIGAAMVLVSEILPKAIRGFGTSVVAGTGYLGAGMAYIVNSLFDWQTAFFVGGVMGLLLLLLRVSVFESGLFTNLKQERHEVDRGNFGHFFSSTKQAVKYLRCVALGLPTWFVVGILATFANEFGEAMAIGTTIDPGRCVMLLYVGLAVGDLLSGPISQWLHSRKRAVAGLLLTSVTLCAIYLFGGLKTPGTLYAVMALLGFCTGYIAMYLTMVAEQYGTNLRATATTSVPSIVRGMLIPMTMAFKAMKPGLGTLGAAGVLGVVIFALAFWSLSRMEETFAKDLDFVEA